One genomic region from Euzebya tangerina encodes:
- a CDS encoding GTP-binding protein — protein sequence MGKEKFERTKPHMNIGTIGHVDHGKTTLTAAITTVLAKHNPNVTASAFDAIDKAPEEKERGITINVSHVEYETDNRHYAHVDAPGHADYVKNMITG from the coding sequence ATGGGTAAGGAAAAGTTCGAGCGTACGAAGCCGCATATGAATATCGGCACGATTGGTCATGTCGATCATGGGAAGACGACGTTGACGGCGGCGATCACGACGGTGTTGGCCAAGCACAACCCGAATGTGACGGCCTCGGCGTTTGATGCCATTGATAAGGCTCCGGAGGAGAAGGAGCGTGGCATCACCATCAATGTGTCGCATGTGGAGTATGAGACCGACAATCGGCATTACGCCCACGTGGATGCGCCGGGCCATGCTGATTATGTCAAGAACATGATCACGGGT
- a CDS encoding YajQ family cyclic di-GMP-binding protein — protein sequence MADSSFDVVAEVDRQEVDNALNQAGKELAQRYDFKGTNASIRWSGDEIVIEANSEERVAAALDVFKTRMIKRKLSQKALDVRDVKPAAGSMYRQEVALVSGIPKDKAKAMVKVIKQSKLKVTPAMQDDKIRVSSKSRDALQEVQALLRANDQDLPLRFTNYK from the coding sequence ATGGCAGATTCAAGCTTTGATGTGGTAGCCGAAGTCGACCGCCAGGAGGTCGACAACGCGCTGAACCAGGCCGGCAAGGAGCTGGCTCAGCGCTACGACTTCAAGGGCACGAACGCCTCGATCCGGTGGTCGGGTGACGAGATCGTCATCGAGGCCAACTCCGAGGAGCGAGTCGCGGCAGCCCTCGATGTGTTCAAGACACGCATGATCAAGCGGAAGCTGAGCCAGAAGGCCCTGGACGTCCGTGACGTGAAGCCAGCCGCCGGGTCGATGTACCGCCAAGAGGTCGCGCTGGTGTCCGGCATCCCCAAGGACAAGGCCAAGGCGATGGTCAAGGTCATCAAGCAGTCCAAGCTCAAGGTGACCCCCGCGATGCAGGACGACAAGATCCGAGTCAGCTCCAAATCGCGCGATGCCCTCCAAGAAGTCCAGGCGCTCCTGCGAGCCAACGACCAGGACCTTCCGCTGCGATTCACCAACTACAAGTAG